The sequence tcaAAGTATCAAACATTTTTCTGGTAGTAATTAACAGATTCAGTAAAGACATCTAACTAGTAATAATACAAAGCAAATGAAAGCCCTAAAAGATGCCTAAATCAGAACAGTATTACTAACTAGGGTAAATCAAGTTGTCAACTTAAGAGAAAAACAAGAGTCAAAACGATAAATTAAAGATATTTTTGGATCTTAAATGAGAAAGTTACCAAGAATCAGTGGAGTATTCAAAGAGTTTCCCCTTATGGGAGAAGACAACAAGGGCAACTTCAGCATCACATAGAACAGAGATCTCGTGAGCTTTCTTCAGAAGACCAGCTCTTCTTTTCGAGAATGTCACTTGTCTATTGATCTTATTCTCTATCCTCTTCAATTGAACCCTACCCCTTCCCATCTTGATCCTTTTTAAGAAACTATATCCTCTAAAAGaaccaaacaaaacaagaaactaCAAGAAGAGAGATAAAGAAGATCCTAGTGTTTGGTATGATccaataaggaaagtttttctttttttgctttatAATAAGACTTGTGTGTGAGTCTCGGGATCTTTCTTTCACTCTATATTTATGGAGAGATTTGGGTAAGAGCGGTTTTAGGGAAAAGCAAAAACTGGTTTTCCTTGTATACAAAAACCAGAGTGGTTTTGTGAAGATATGTTGTCAACTTCTCATTGGCTTAACTGTAATAATAATGGGTCCAcgttttctcatattttttcaaaaagaaagaaaagttgATTATCGACGTCTCGTGAAGAGAGAAGTATCATAGTACGGGACCATTGGACCATCCCCAAGTGTCACCTTCGCTTTGCATTGACGGCGGGGATTTCCTGTAGATCTGCGAAACGAAATCCGGACCAACAAAAATATCTAATCAATTTCCTTTATAAAATTTATCGATTTAACTTGACAACCTGTatacttttcttttatataaagTGTAAGCCCTTtgcttattaaaatatttataatcaatATTCAGCGGTAACAATGTAGACAAATAGACACTTTCTTTTGGCAATAGATGTTTTTGGTAGAGTTGAGAGAACCAATAGTGAAATGTATTGCGTTCACGGATTTATACGCAGGATTTAAGGAAAGAGGGGACGAAGAAGAATAATTATTAAGATTCAAACtaagatatgtatttttgaagCTTTGAATCAATGTCTACGCGCGGTGTAGTTTCTAATTAAACAGTTGATGATCTGGACAAAGATTATTCTGAAAATGTacattatatatagagaaaaagactaggatagcaccaaaccaagtttttgttcccaaagtagcattcaaggctcaaagtcacaaaaataggtttcattaaagagtaaatatacacttataccccttgggttaattaatccaaaccttagggtttagagttaagggggtggggttttggaattagggtttaaaattttataaaaaataaatactaaaataaaaaataaaaaattataaaacagtttcaaaaattatttttaaactataaaaagaaaatttgaaaaaaaaataaaaaaaaaattcaaaattttttttaaaaaaaaattataaaaatttcgaatctgaaaacatataatctgaaactataaatttttttttattttttatttttttatttttttatttttttattttttattttttatttatttttatttgtttatttaatttaaaccaaggATATTAGGGacattttaccctttaatgaatgtcatttttgtgactttctccttctagtgctctttttgagacataaacttcaaaatgtgctattattgacaattgcccttatatatattatgaaatagttAGAGATGAGATGCACACTCTTATAAAATCCTCAAATAAAAACTGATACAGATCAATTATCCAAGGAAAGTCACTAGATAAAAAATTACTTAGTCGactccaaataaaaataaaagtaaacatcaatctaaaatctaaaacaaaatctACAAGATCGACAAGAAAATCCATTCATAGTCTACATATAAAATcggaaaaattgttttttagagcaaaaaaatgataattatgtCCTTTTAGACTAATATCTATTTTGTGCAAGTTTTGtctataataccctttaatatttttgaaaataaatttaataaatagttttataaacaaattttttttgaaaaaatgaaaattattgataaaatacctatatgaacttagtggtattttttcagttctaaaaaaaatttaaatcataaatttcaaattatgttataaataaagtagaaatgacattctacgaagtagaaaataaaatacacttttttcattgaatctacaatgtttagaatatatgatctacgtaaataagagtattctaaaaatatttagaatacacattccgcgcttaacctaccgatctaaaatctttagaaatcaaaatctacacattagtataaatctaaaacacgtagaaaccgacttctacagatttactgtaaatctaaaacatgtaaaaatcaaaatctacacattactataattctaaaaacctgtagaaaccgatttctacagattagttgtattctacggataagaaatcagttcctaaaaatatggaaacaaaatatttgggaatattcactttcatatttaaaaaaaaaaatcaattttaaaaagaaacacaaaaaaaaacgaattcattatttattatatttaaaaattacaattttaagagcattattgtcattttgaaaataattagctTAATGAgacataaagtatatgagattagtctaaagagatatagttatcatttttttgctctaaaaaacaatttttccaaaaaaaaaagagattagaaagatgACGGAACACGGCCTCGCGATGAAGAAACATTCCCTAATTAAGTTCAACATGAAGACCATTCCCGGGACAAGACACCTCCGCCAAGAAGTTGAGAATGAAGCCACATTTTAACTTAGGATTTCGGAGCAGATATGTAAAATCTGGTATGCTATATATGACCATATATACCGAAGTGTTCGTAGTTATATAACCAAATTTAAACATTTACGTCTTGAGATCTGAAATGAAACACGAGCGTGAGTAgatgaaaaaaaatagatacaCTAGTTCTAAAACAGAGAGTGGTGTCAAAAAAAATACGGAGAGTATATATATcccatttttattataatatgcTAAATATATGTATGATACGAATATGGAGGTTATTAACAAAAGTAGTaagcaacaaaaagaaaagtagAAATATAACAAACTGAGCTAAACTAAAAGAATCAAAGCTCGTGGCGTTAAAGACAAGATCCCAATAATGTCCACTGTCTTCGCCTTTGTTACTTCCACCCTTTTTTCTCCCGCTATATATATCCACACAATATCTCCACTAAACTGTATCCTTAATTATATTCCATATGGAAATGAGAAACATGTGGAAACGAACAAAATGTAATGTGCGTCGAATCTTGAAAATTGTAATGGATCATGTGGTGGATGAAAGTTCAGGGACTACCAAATATAAGAACTAAAACACAAGATACCAAGAACACTTTCTTGTATATTAGAAATCTGTTAAACAATCTTCCTAGATCTGTTTAATCCGAATTACTCTCAGTCACACACGACTAGAGACGGACCAATTCCTAATCTGTCAAAACAGAAAGCACAAGATACACCCACGAGTACTTGTCTTTCTTAAGCTCTCAAGAACAAACCTCTTGCTCTGGCTTTTCAATCAAAAACGGCTAACCTTAATCTACACAAAGTAATCAGGTTAAATAGCCTTAACACAATACCCTAGTCGCCTAAATATTGTGATAAGCCCAAATCTTCCAAATCTTCTTTGCTTCACGCCAAAGTAAGATCTTGGAACCAATGAGACGTTGACACGTCATCATCTCATAACCGACTTGTAACAGCAAGTCACACTTCCTATATTGTGCATAACACATCCTCTGTTTCTCATTCCGACAAGCTCCTTTTTCTTGAGCTTACATTCTCCCCCTTTTTATCTGAATGTGACAACCTATGCAACCTGCAATGTAAACATCCAAGCAGCACACATATCCAAGACAAAGAAACTACTCAACCAGTGATCATCAACTGAAAACACAATCCTTTAAATAAATTGCACATTGAAATGATAAAAGCACAGTCGAAGCACACAGTCTGAGTCTTAATTAGTACAAGCTGAATTAAAGCATAAAATGTCATTAAGCACTAAGACATGACCATCCTACGCgtcttcctcatcttcatccTGCTCATCGTTTTCTTCAAACCCTGGATGAGGAACATGCTGCTCATAGTCTCCCCCTGCATAGGTGcacatttagaaaaaaaacattcgttAGACATAGAGTAGAAAAATCTACAAAACACGGTGCATCTCCCTTACTCCTCAGGCGAACTCTAATGGCTTTGAGTCCCGTAATAGCGCGATTGATGTCATCCTCAAGGCTAGCAGCACTAGAGTCTGCTCCAGACCCACGACCAGCCTTAACATCCTTGACAACAAGCTTCGGTGTTCCAGTGAACTCATCATGAAGCAAGTCAGGAGTTATAGTTCTCTGAAAATGGATGACCTGCTGAATCAGGTTAGGGAACATGATACACCGAGTCTTCTCTGTCTGAGTGTTCGCTGCCATTGCTACTATCTGATCATAGACAAGTTTCCCGAAGTCAAATCCATCATGATGATGAAGCATGTAGACGAACCTGAGTCGCCTTTGGTTCATTGAAGTGTAGTTCCTGGTGGGAATCCAATTCGAGCAGACGAGCTTATACAGAACCTGATTCGTAGCTGTGAGATACTTTGAACTCATGTTCTCACCTCGTCTGATTCGCCCATCTGTGAGAAAACCACAAACTTCATCAAGGCGTTCATCCATCCAATTAGGATCTTCTTCAAACCCCGGAATGCAATACATCGAGTTAATCAGACTCGGAGAGAAATCAACAAGCGATCCTCGAACATACACCGCTACACCATCGTCTCGTTCCTCGGCTTCCGGAAGATTTGCAAGGAACTCCCGGATTACATTGGGCTGATAAGGATCGAGATCAGTGAGGGTATGAATCAGGCCTGCCCCGATCACAATTTTTCTGACATCCGAGAGATTCTCGTCCGTGAGAGAGATAGATTGCTGAGGAATGAAATTCCTCCCTCGGAGCTCTCTGAAACGCTCAGTCGCCTCTATTGAGAAGAACCGTTCGGTCATTGGCCTCCTTGAAGGTCGCATGAGCTCTGGATAGAACTGAGCCTTAGTTTGATACACACTCCGACTCTCCTCAAATCTCTGTTCTTTGGAGCGATTCGGAGGAGTGTCTTCTGCCATCGGAGCTTCGGCGGAGTGATCGTCTGGTGATTCCCCATCCGAGAGAGACTCGACTTCAGAAGCGATGTTTGGGGGTAGAGGGGCAGTGTCACCAGCTGAGACGCGACGGCGGCTCCGCTTGCCTGAGGACGACCCAGAGGAGAGGTCGAGCGGGTTCATCGGAGTAGACTCGACATTCTTCAGTTTCATGAGCCGCGAGCTTCTCCTTGTGGGTTGCATGTTGCTGGTGAGAGAGATCGAGTGCGccggcgagagagagagaggatgtaACACTTGAATACAGCTGCATCATACCATCCTCTAAAATAACCCTAATCACACTCACAAGGCCCGTTAGAGACAAAAACACTAGGCCCAAGACATGAGACCCAAGATTTGAAAGACTAGCAGTAGACACAGccataattttaaaagaaactaaCACCACAGTATGTGAGACAGAGAAATGGTGAGATTGAAATTCATGTCCTTGCCAGCAATGCAGCTCACAAAAGGAACAGCAACTAAAGCACCTCGCCAGAAGACATACTCCAGAATGTCTTTTAGCGTCCAGAGGAGAGAGACAGAGGTTGCTTCCCACTTGTACTCAGCCACCAAAAAgttttttgataaagaatcaGTGAGACCAACCCACATCTGTAGCTGTTTCTCAGCCGAGTAGCTGTCACAGACATGATTCTATCATGCAGCTTACTCACACCTGAACTCCTGCAGCATAGTCATTTGTATGGTCTGGAAACACAGTGCAGACATCTTGTATGTCTGTCTCTCCAACTCGACAGTTATGATAACCTTGATCTGTAGCTATTTCTCAGCCGAGTAGCTGTCACAGATACCCacttgttattattttttttgtttaccaaTCAGAGTTGACATCAACCCTGCCCCATCCAGACAGTGATCGAGAATAGAGTCTGAAGGTTGTGTCCTCCAGCTCCATTACGAGTATCCATCATTCAGggccttttgtttttttttttttttttttttctgtttaatGACCCAGGGCACTCTTCTTACCCAAATTTTACTCAGTCTCTGCTGTGTTTCCTCATTCAATCCAGACAGTGATCAATGCTCAGATCGAAAATGTTGCAGCATCTTGATCCAAGATGAGTGTCTTTCACCAGTGAATCAAATGACTTAACTGTTAAGGAGACAGGTGAAACAAGCTGTACAATCGAACTTGTTGACTCAGGGTTTTGTGGTTGTGGTGGCACATTGACAAGCAGTAACACAAATATACAACTGCCATGCTCTCCTCTTCTGACATGACTTATTCAGAGATTCACAATTCCCAAAGCCTTCCGAAGGCCTAGGAACGTGTTGTAGTCCAGAGGTTTGGTGAATAGATCAGCCAATTGCCTTTCAGTAGATACATGCTCCAAAATCACGATTTTCATCTCAACTAACTCTCTCACAAAATGATGACGAATGTCAACATGTTTGGTGCGTGAATGTTGAACCGGATTTTTAGACAGGTTTATGGCACTCATATTATCACAGTGAACAAGCATAGGGTCAGAGATGATACCATAATCAACTAGCATTTGGCGCATCCAAAGTAACTGAGTGCAACAGCTTCCTAGAGCaatatactcagcttcagcagtagagagagagacgcaGTTTTGTTTCTTGCTATGCCACGCCACCAAGTTGTTACCAAGAAAGAAACATCCGCCAGAAGTACTATGACGATCATCCAGACAACCTGCCCAGTCAGCATCACAAAATCCTGCAAGATTCACGTTAGTCTCAAAGGTGTAATGAAGACCAAAATCCAATGTACCTTTCACATATTTGATAACCCGTTTTACTGCATTCATGTGTGACTCTTTTGGATTAGCCTGGTAGCGAGCACAAATGCCGACACTTAGACACAAGTCAGGTCGACTCGCGGTAAGATATAGCAAGCTCCCTATCATGGCTCTATACAGTTTCTCATCAACGGGTTTCCCATCCTCATCTCGTGACAGCTTTGTAGTTGTGCTCATCGGAGTATTGGCTGTCTTGCTCGTCTGCATACCGAATCTTTTGATGAGATTCTTTGCATATGTGCTTTGTGAAACTGTGATTCCATCGTCTAACTGCTTGACTTGTAGTCCAAGGAAGTAACTCAGTTCTCCTACCATGCTCATTTCGAATTCAGAGGTCATCGTCTTTACGAACTCATCAACCATTGACTGAGATGTTCCTCCAAATATTATATCATCGACATATACTTGAATGATGAGGATATCTTGCCCATTCTCTCCAATGAACAGAGTTTTATCAACGCCTCCTCTTTGAAATCCAACCTGAGTAAGGAACACTGTCAGACGATCATACCATGCTCGAGGGGCCTGTTTCAGACCATATAATGCCTTCTTGAGTTTGTAAACATGATCTGGAAAGTGAGGATCCTCGAAACCTTTAGGCTGTGTGACGTAGACTTCTTCTTGCAGTACACCATTCAGAAATGCACTTTTCACATCCATCTGATAAAGTTTAATCTTCAGATTGCAAGCCATTCCAAACAGCAGTCTGATTGACTCAAGTCGTGCAACTGGTGCAAACGTCTCGTCAAAATCCACACCTTCGATTTGTGTGTAACCTTGTCCCACAAGTCTGGATTTGTTTCTGATCACGTTTCCTTTCTCATCGGTCTTATTCTTGTGAATCCACTTAGTGCCAATGATATTCACACCATCAGGTCGTGGTACCAGTTCCCAAACTTGTAATCTATCAAACTGTTCAAGCTCCAAGTGCATGGACTCTGTCCAAAACTCATCGTTCAGTGCTTCTTGAAGCGTCTTAGGTTCAATCAACGAGACAAAGCACTCTAGCTCGTTCATCTCAGCAGTGAAGCAAGCAAGCTTGACCATTTGCTGAAAATCAATCTGTTTCTTTCGTGTGACTCTTTCACCAAATACCTCACCAATCACATCAGCTGAAGAATGATTCTTATGCACTTTAGCTTGATTCAGATCCACTTGCTGTTCTTCAGACTGTTCGtcctcttcttctgattcttccTTGACCTTCACGTCAGAGGATGCTTCAGCTGGTGGTGTAACACATTCTATCTTATGAGTGACTCGAGCTTGATAGAAACCAATGCTGTCGTCGAACACGACATTTACTTTGTCTCCAATAAATTTGGTACGCTGATTGAACACTCTATACGCCGAGCTGTTGGTTGAATATCCAAGGAACATACCTACATCACTTTTTGCATCAAACTTACCAAGATGGTCTTTATCATTGAGTATGTAGACCAGGCAGCCGAACACATGCATATGACTGAGGTTTGGGGTCTTCCCTCTGAAAACTTCATATGGAGTAGTCTTTGTGTTAGGTTTGACATACACTCGATTTATGACATAGCATGCAGTGGCTATAGCTTCTGCCCAAAACCCGGATGGCACACTGTTTCCACATAGCATCGCTCTTGCCATCTCCTGTAGAgttctgttcttcctttcaactactccattttgttgaggggtTCTAGGAGCTGCATATAGATGCTTGATTCCTTGACTGTGACAGAATTTATCAAACTCCTCATTCTGAAATTCACCTCCGTGATCACTTTTGATCTGCACAATGCCACCCTTTTCTTGTTTAAGTTGTAAGGCCAAAATACGGAAACTCTCCAACGCGTCAGACTTATTTCTCAGGAAGTCCACCCACGTATATCTGGAAAAGTCATCTACCAGGACAAAGATGTACTTTTTCCCTGCAATGCTGTCTGGAGTTATTGGTCCCATGAGATCCATGTGTACTAGCTCGAGTATTCCCTTGGATCTAATTTCTGAAATCTGTTTGTGCTGGACCTTCACTTGCTTACCTTGACAGCACCCTCCACACACTGTATCGGTCTGTTTCTCAAGTTCTGGAATTCCCCTAACAACCTCAGCGTTAATCAATCGGGTCAGACCATTAGTATTCATATGTCCCAGCTTCCTGTGCCACAGATCCAATTTAGACTCCTTAGCTGAGTAGCATAGGTGTGACGGCTTCCACATGTAGCAGTTGTTTCCCGACCTTACTCCACATAGAACAATGTTCCCTTTAGCATCAACAGCTCGACATTCTTTGCTGTTGAAGATAACTTCTAACCCCTCATCACACAATTGACTGACACTGATGAGATTTGCTTTAAGACCATCCACATAGAAGACATTAACAAGCTTAGGTAAGACAGACCTGTCCAGTTCTCCAACTCCTCGTATTTTTCCTTGTCCTCCATCACCAAAGGTCACTTTGCCTCCTTTGATAAACTGAAGTTTCTCAAAGAAATCCTGATTTCCAGTCATATGTTTTGAGCAGCCACTGTCGAAGTACCAGGGGGTATCAAACTGTGAGTTAGAGTCAGAGCTTGTGTAAGCAACGTTGCTTACCAGCTCAGTTCCAGTGGATAGGGTCGTGAAGTTGCAGATGATGGGTTGCTCTACGTCTGTGCGTGTTTCAGACTTTTCACTGTGTGTAACAGTCACGGTTTTCTGCTTATAGTTTGGGTACAGATCTTTCTTAGCTATCCACACATGACCATACAGTGATGGTTCCATaaaacaaagattcatcctCCATGCACGTTGATACTGACTTTGTCGAAAGAAACAAAATCTGACATTGTGACCACGTTTTCCACAGAAATGGCACCCGTTTCCTCGTCGTGTAGTAACATTCTTCTTTAGGTTCTCTCCTTTCTGATTATTAATCTGTTCCTTCGTCGCGGTTTGAATTTCTGTATCATTCGAACTCCCTTTCACGAACACTGTTTCTTCCGCAGATTTGGAAGTAGCTCCTTGAAAACCTAGTCCCCAGTTACTGCTAGGACACTGACCAATGGTGAGAAGATGATCTAGTGTTGTTGTACCAGTAGTGAGCATTCTTACTTTCTTGAGATTGTCAGCTAGTTGATTCTCAAGTAATTTGCTCTTGTCCATCTCCTTGGTTAGTAGCTCATTCAGACAATTCATCTTCAGCTCAACCTGTTTTGAACTCTCTCTTGTTCAGTCATTGCTCGTTTCAGTGATAGCAATTCTTGGTCTGAGTTCTTGAGTATAGACAACTCAGTGGATTGTTCAGAAGGTTTCTCCAATTCCAGAATATTCACCTGAGCTTTCAGCATTGCCTTATCTTTTAGTAGTTGTAGATTCTCATGACTGAGTTCAGCAAACTTGTCGAAAAGAGACTTGTATTCTGATTCAAGATCGTTGTTGAGatcatcctcatcctcttccATGCCTGAATCTAATTTTGGTTCTTCTTCCTTGCTGACAAGTGCCATGAAGTTTAGATGAAGCTCATCTCTGTCGCTGTCACTCTCCGACTCTGTATCACTGAAGCACATAAGTGACTTGTCCTTTTTCAGATTATTAGGACATTCACTTCGAGTGTGTCCAAATCCCTTGCAGTCAATACACTTGAGTTCTTTGCGTTTAGCTAGTGGGCACTCATTGCGAAAGTGTCCATACCCCTCACACTCATGACATTGTAACTCCTTCTTCTTAGAGTTCTTCGTGTCTTGCCTGGTGTTTTGAGAGCTGTTTCGATCTGAGTCGTTCCTCTGAAATCGCGAGTTTGATCTGTTTCCTCCTTTATCCATTCGCTTAATGAATTTGTTGAAGTTTCGAGCCATAAGCCCCAAATTCTCTTCTATCTTTGTGACTCGGTCCTGTTCGTTTGAGTCTGACACAAAGGCGATGCTCTTTTGAGAGTTTGTGGTTCGATTGGATTTCTCCAGGTCATGGACCTTCAAGATACCAGACAATTGATCAAACTTCATTTCATCTGTGTTGACAGCTATATCCAGTACTGCCTTGTAAGCTTCAAACCGTGGAGGCAGACATCTTAACAGCTTTTTCACCAAATCCTTCTCATCATATTTCTTTCCTAGAACCGAGGCTTCACTGGCAAGTTCACTGATCTTGGATATgaatccatcaattggttcatCATCAGTCATGCGGAGATTTTCAAACTTTGAAGCTAGGTGATCGATCCTTGTTCTTCGCACGCTGGTATTTCCTTCAAAGTGGTTGGTCAAAATATCCCAAGCttctttagcagactcacatCCCTGGATGATTTTGAACTGATCCAGATCTACCGAAGAGAAGATGGCGGTAAGAGCTTTAGAGTTGAATTTGGAAGCTGCCTTTTCAGGATCAGTCCACTGATTCTTTGGTTTTGGAGCAAGAGTTTTGTCATCAGTCATCATCGTTGGCACGGACCACCCTTCTTCTACTGCAGTCCACGCATCCTCGTCAATTCCTCTGATCAACTGTCGCATCCTTGCCTTCCAATGACCAAAGTTGCAGCTGTCCAGCATAATGGGTTTATGAATTCCGAATAGTTCCTTCATGGTGTCCATGAAATCCGCAGGATCTCAACCTGTTAGTAGTGTATGATACCACAGAGTttcccgctctgataccaaatgaaaGTTCAGGGACTACCAAATATAAGAACTAAAACACAAGATACCAAGAACACTTTCTTGTATATTAGAAATCTGTTAAACAATCTTCCTAGATCTGTTTAATCCGAATTACTCTCAGTCACACACGACTAGAGACGGACCAATTCCTAATCTGTCAAAACAGAAAGCACAAGATACACCCACGAGTACTTGTCTTTCTTAAGCTCTCAAGAACAAACCTCTTGCTCTGGCTTTTCAATCAAAAACGGCTAACCTTAATCTACACAAAGTAATCAGGTTAAATAGCCTTAACACAATACCCTAGTCGCCTAAATATTGTGATAAGCCCAAATCTTCCAAATCTTCTTTGCTTCACGCCAAAGTAAGATCTTGGAACCAATGA is a genomic window of Brassica napus cultivar Da-Ae chromosome A2, Da-Ae, whole genome shotgun sequence containing:
- the LOC125584154 gene encoding uncharacterized protein LOC125584154; protein product: MELEDTTFRLYSRSLSGWGRVDVNSDCYSAEKQLQMWVGLTDSLSKNFLVAEYKWEATSVSLLWTLKDILEYVFWRGALVAVPFVSCIAGKDMNFNLTISLSHILCCIQVLHPLSLSPAHSISLTSNMQPTRRSSRLMKLKNVESTPMNPLDLSSGSSSGKRSRRRVSAGDTAPLPPNIASEVESLSDGESPDDHSAEAPMAEDTPPNRSKEQRFEESRSVYQTKAQFYPELMRPSRRPMTERFFSIEATERFRELRGRNFIPQQSISLTDENLSDVRKIVIGAGLIHTLTDLDPYQPNVIREFLANLPEAEERDDGVAVYVRGSLVDFSPSLINSMYCIPGFEEDPNWMDERLDEVCGFLTDGRIRRGENMSSKYLTATNQVLYKLVCSNWIPTRNYTSMNQRRLRFVYMLHHHDGFDFGKLVYDQIVAMAANTQTEKTRCIMFPNLIQQVIHFQRTITPDLLHDEFTGTPKLVVKDVKAGRGSGADSSAASLEDDINRAITGLKAIRVRLRRGDYEQHVPHPGFEENDEQDEDEEDA